From the genome of Rhizobium sp. NXC24, one region includes:
- a CDS encoding carboxy terminal-processing peptidase, translated as MRLQCGFFCAFLAIAPSAYALETGSPPVLTPLQQQAQAAHLSAQFLTRFHYRPVPLDDALSGTIMNRFIKSLDPDRVLFLQSDIDRFMADGAKIDDAINHEDLKIPFSIFNTYEQRVVDRMSYARSLLNQKLDFTVQEDYPLVRDKEPWPQSEAESNDLWRKRVKSDWLRLKLAGKDDASIRDTLDKRYENSLERAYKYKSDDVFQTFMDAYTTSIDPHTDYFGASASAEFDISMKLSLVGIGAVLQERDDYTTIRELVAGGPAQLSGKLAVGDRIIGVGQGEDGPIKEVVGTRLDEIVQMIRGAKGSTVRLDILPAEAGPDAKHHVISLVRDKISLDKQAAKKTILSVKDGDATRKIGVITLPAFYEDFEARRKGDKDYRSASRDVAKLLAELKQDNVDGVLVDLRNNGGGSLSEAIDLTGLFVGKGPVVQQRDAGGDVNVESDDFPAPAWTGPVGVLINRGSASASEIFAAAIQDYGRGVIVGEPSFGKGTVQTVVNLDQVAHTSKPKFGELKLTVAQFFRVNGGTTQLRGVVPDISLPGLSDPKTFGEASFDNALPWTQVKPAKYAPAGDIKALLPQLQSRHDARVQNDPDFQRFVADVTELRAQREKQVVSLNEAERRKELAAQASRRKASEQINDGVDTGNDDGLEANERSLSADLAIENARRNAKDVLLNEATAILADEADLQNDGLKAAERSGNIGKK; from the coding sequence ATGCGTCTACAATGCGGTTTCTTCTGTGCGTTCCTGGCAATTGCTCCCTCGGCATATGCTCTGGAAACAGGCTCACCACCAGTTTTGACGCCGCTACAGCAACAAGCGCAAGCCGCTCATCTGAGCGCGCAATTTCTCACGCGCTTCCACTATAGGCCCGTTCCGCTGGATGACGCCTTATCGGGCACGATCATGAATCGGTTTATCAAATCCCTGGACCCCGATCGTGTCCTTTTCCTGCAATCGGATATCGACAGGTTCATGGCTGACGGCGCCAAGATTGACGATGCCATCAACCATGAAGACTTGAAGATCCCATTTTCGATCTTCAACACTTATGAGCAGCGAGTGGTCGATCGCATGAGTTATGCGCGCAGCCTGCTCAACCAGAAGCTCGACTTTACCGTGCAGGAAGACTATCCGCTGGTCCGCGACAAGGAGCCCTGGCCGCAATCCGAAGCGGAAAGCAATGACTTGTGGCGCAAACGCGTCAAGAGCGACTGGCTACGCTTGAAACTGGCAGGCAAAGACGACGCCAGCATTCGCGACACGCTCGACAAACGCTATGAGAACTCCCTCGAGCGCGCCTACAAGTACAAGAGCGACGATGTTTTCCAGACGTTCATGGACGCCTATACGACATCAATTGACCCGCATACCGACTATTTCGGTGCGAGCGCTTCGGCTGAATTCGATATTTCAATGAAGCTTTCGCTGGTTGGTATCGGGGCGGTCTTGCAGGAAAGGGACGACTACACGACGATCCGCGAGCTGGTGGCTGGCGGTCCAGCACAATTGTCCGGCAAGCTTGCTGTCGGGGATCGCATCATCGGTGTCGGTCAAGGCGAGGATGGCCCGATAAAAGAGGTGGTCGGTACACGCCTCGACGAAATCGTGCAGATGATCCGCGGCGCAAAGGGTTCCACCGTGCGCCTGGACATCTTGCCGGCGGAGGCAGGCCCGGATGCCAAGCACCATGTCATCAGCCTGGTGCGCGATAAGATCAGCCTCGACAAACAGGCCGCCAAGAAGACGATCCTTTCGGTAAAGGATGGCGATGCCACTCGCAAGATCGGGGTGATTACCCTGCCCGCCTTCTACGAAGACTTCGAAGCGCGGCGAAAAGGCGACAAGGATTACAGAAGCGCAAGCCGCGACGTCGCCAAGCTTCTCGCTGAACTGAAGCAAGACAACGTCGACGGTGTGCTCGTTGACTTGCGGAATAACGGTGGTGGTTCGCTGTCCGAGGCCATCGATTTGACGGGCCTGTTTGTCGGCAAAGGCCCGGTCGTTCAGCAACGCGATGCCGGCGGTGACGTGAACGTAGAAAGCGATGATTTTCCCGCACCCGCATGGACAGGTCCGGTTGGCGTGTTGATCAACCGCGGCTCGGCCTCGGCCTCCGAAATTTTTGCCGCAGCGATACAGGACTATGGTCGCGGCGTGATTGTCGGAGAACCCAGCTTTGGTAAGGGCACGGTGCAAACTGTGGTCAATCTTGACCAGGTTGCTCACACCAGCAAGCCGAAATTCGGCGAGTTGAAATTGACGGTTGCCCAGTTTTTCCGTGTCAATGGCGGCACGACACAGCTACGCGGCGTGGTGCCCGACATCAGCTTGCCGGGCCTTTCGGACCCCAAGACCTTTGGTGAGGCGAGTTTTGACAATGCCCTGCCCTGGACGCAGGTCAAGCCAGCGAAATATGCGCCTGCCGGCGATATAAAGGCATTGCTGCCGCAACTGCAAAGCCGCCACGATGCTCGGGTGCAGAACGATCCGGATTTCCAACGCTTTGTAGCAGATGTTACAGAACTGAGGGCGCAGCGTGAAAAACAGGTTGTCTCCCTCAATGAAGCCGAACGTCGCAAAGAACTGGCTGCTCAGGCAAGTCGTCGCAAGGCGAGCGAGCAAATCAACGATGGCGTGGATACTGGTAACGACGACGGCCTGGAAGCCAACGAGCGCAGCCTGAGCGCTGATCTTGCCATTGAAAATGCCCGCAGGAACGCCAAAGACGTTTTGCTCAACGAAGCCACCGCCATTCTTGCCGATGAGGCGGATTTGCAGAATGACGGGCTGAAGGCTGCCGAACGATCTGGAAATATCGGTAAAAAATAA
- a CDS encoding glycosyltransferase family 4 protein, translating into MKVAQIAPLAESVPPKLYGGTERIVSYLSEELVAEGHDVTLFASGDSVTDAKLIPCSDVALRLNPAVKDQLPHQILMLEQVRRRAHEFDVLHFHIDVLHFPLIHDFADRAVTTLHGRLDLPDLRPFYQGFADIPLVSISNDQRRPMPPVNWSGTVYHGLPADLLPFTEKPKGNYLAFLGRISLEKRPDRAIEIASRSGMPLKIAAKIDNADQGYWKTAIEPMVKSHQNVEFIGEINDEQKADFLGNAAALLFPIDWPEPFGLVMIEAMACGTPVIAFRCGSVPEVIDHGVSGILVDSVAEAAENVEWALKIDRRRVRATFEKRFTAERMARDYLDIYRRLPGTRTKAGRLRHSNGYAVGLEVVN; encoded by the coding sequence ATGAAGGTCGCTCAGATTGCACCACTTGCCGAAAGTGTGCCGCCGAAGCTTTATGGCGGAACCGAACGTATCGTTTCCTATCTCAGTGAAGAACTTGTCGCCGAGGGCCATGACGTGACCCTCTTTGCCAGCGGCGATTCTGTCACCGACGCCAAGCTGATACCATGTTCGGACGTTGCTCTGAGGCTCAATCCTGCGGTCAAGGATCAACTGCCGCATCAAATCTTAATGCTGGAGCAGGTTCGCCGCCGGGCGCATGAGTTCGACGTCCTGCATTTCCATATCGACGTGCTGCACTTCCCGCTGATCCACGATTTCGCGGATCGAGCGGTGACCACTCTGCACGGGCGCCTCGACCTGCCTGACCTGCGCCCCTTCTACCAGGGCTTTGCAGACATTCCGCTGGTGTCGATCTCCAACGACCAGCGCCGGCCGATGCCGCCGGTCAACTGGTCGGGAACGGTCTATCACGGCTTGCCGGCCGATCTGCTGCCCTTCACCGAGAAACCGAAGGGCAATTACCTCGCTTTTCTCGGCCGCATCTCGCTTGAAAAGCGCCCAGACCGAGCGATCGAGATCGCAAGCCGATCGGGCATGCCCCTAAAGATCGCGGCAAAAATCGACAATGCCGACCAAGGCTACTGGAAGACGGCGATCGAACCGATGGTGAAAAGCCATCAGAATGTCGAATTCATCGGCGAGATCAACGATGAGCAGAAGGCAGATTTTCTCGGCAATGCCGCCGCGCTGCTCTTCCCGATCGATTGGCCGGAACCGTTCGGGCTGGTCATGATCGAGGCGATGGCATGCGGCACACCCGTTATCGCCTTCCGCTGTGGCTCCGTGCCGGAGGTGATCGACCATGGTGTCTCCGGCATTCTGGTCGATAGTGTCGCCGAAGCCGCAGAGAATGTTGAATGGGCGCTGAAGATCGATCGCCGTAGGGTGCGGGCGACTTTCGAGAAGCGCTTCACCGCGGAGCGGATGGCCAGGGACTATCTGGATATATACCGGCGACTGCCTGGTACCCGCACGAAGGCCGGGCGACTGCGCCATTCCAACGGCTACGCCGTGGGTCTGGAGGTCGTTAATTGA
- a CDS encoding amylo-alpha-1,6-glucosidase — protein sequence MPTVSSDSLTAPAASGTPIAQFFIPATSSLQERQPLILKHGDTFAVFDRNGDVLSGPDSPEGIFHRDTRYLSHLHLAINGQRPMLLSSTLRDDNATLTCDLTNPDLFDRAGKLILGHDHMHLRRTRFLWNGRCHERLTVRNYDEVPQHVRIEIAFTADFADLFEVRGTARAKRGRHLTPVVTGDGILLAYEGLDECRRSTRLSFDPVPDECGSDLVLYDLQLAPHETRSLFIEIACDPGEADRSGPWSFFFALRDARRALRALSSRAASIVTSNEIFNEAARRCTADLYMLMTETPEGPYPYAGIPWFSTVFGRDAIITALQTLWLDPEIARGVLGHLAANQATEMNPASDAEPGKILHEIRCGEMAELGEVPFRRYYGSIDSTPLFVMLAGDYVKRTGDLAAIQRLLPHIEAALSWIDEYGDRDGDGFVEYGRLTEEGLINQAWKDSHDSVFHADGTLAKGPIAIAEVQAYVYGAWQAAAEMFQRLGQPERAARFVARADELRRAFDERFFDEELGTYALALDGDKRPCRIRSSNAGHALFTGIAYPERAKQVARTLMTASSFCGWGIRTIASTEARYNPMSYHNGSIWPHDNALIARGLAAYGYRTAAARIFDGLFAASTYIDLRRLPELFCGMPRQRAQGPTFYPVACSPQAWASAAPLFLLQSCLGLGFNPNKLQISFHEPQLPIFLDEVILRHLQIGSGSADVALRRSGRHVVVDVIDRKGDVRILTTV from the coding sequence ATGCCGACCGTTTCCTCCGACAGTCTCACCGCACCGGCTGCGTCCGGTACGCCGATCGCTCAGTTCTTCATCCCGGCAACCTCATCGCTGCAGGAGCGGCAGCCGCTGATCCTGAAGCATGGCGATACTTTCGCCGTCTTCGATCGCAATGGCGATGTCCTTTCCGGACCGGATAGTCCGGAAGGAATTTTCCATCGCGACACGCGCTATCTCTCTCACCTTCACCTGGCGATCAACGGTCAAAGGCCGATGCTGCTGTCTTCGACATTGCGCGACGATAATGCCACGCTCACCTGCGACCTGACCAATCCCGATCTTTTCGACAGGGCCGGAAAACTCATTCTCGGCCACGATCACATGCATCTGCGCCGGACCCGCTTCCTGTGGAACGGTCGTTGTCACGAACGGCTGACGGTGCGCAATTACGACGAAGTACCGCAGCATGTCCGCATCGAGATCGCATTTACAGCCGACTTCGCGGATCTCTTCGAGGTACGCGGAACGGCAAGGGCGAAACGCGGGCGTCATCTGACGCCGGTCGTCACGGGTGACGGTATCCTTCTTGCCTATGAAGGGCTCGACGAGTGCCGACGCTCAACGAGGCTCTCCTTTGATCCTGTTCCAGATGAATGCGGCAGCGACCTCGTATTGTATGATCTGCAGCTTGCACCACATGAAACCCGCTCACTTTTCATCGAGATTGCGTGCGATCCGGGCGAAGCCGACAGATCGGGCCCATGGTCTTTCTTTTTTGCCTTGCGCGATGCCCGCCGTGCCCTGCGCGCCCTGTCGTCGAGAGCAGCCTCGATCGTCACGTCCAACGAGATATTCAACGAAGCGGCGCGGCGTTGCACGGCAGATCTATACATGCTGATGACCGAAACGCCGGAAGGCCCCTATCCCTATGCGGGCATCCCGTGGTTCAGCACGGTGTTCGGCCGGGACGCCATCATAACCGCCCTGCAGACGCTTTGGCTCGATCCGGAAATTGCCCGAGGCGTTCTCGGTCATCTGGCGGCAAACCAGGCGACGGAAATGAACCCGGCCTCCGATGCGGAGCCCGGCAAGATTCTGCACGAAATCCGTTGCGGCGAAATGGCTGAACTCGGCGAGGTTCCGTTCCGTCGGTACTATGGCAGCATCGATTCCACGCCGCTGTTCGTGATGCTGGCTGGCGACTATGTAAAACGGACCGGCGACCTTGCGGCCATCCAGCGTCTTCTGCCGCATATCGAGGCGGCATTATCCTGGATCGATGAATATGGCGATCGTGACGGCGACGGTTTCGTCGAATATGGGCGGCTGACAGAGGAAGGCTTGATCAATCAGGCTTGGAAAGACAGCCACGACTCCGTTTTCCATGCAGACGGAACGCTGGCCAAGGGTCCGATCGCAATCGCCGAAGTCCAAGCCTATGTCTATGGCGCCTGGCAGGCGGCAGCAGAAATGTTCCAGCGGCTCGGCCAGCCGGAGCGCGCCGCACGCTTCGTTGCGAGGGCCGATGAGCTACGCCGTGCCTTCGATGAGCGCTTCTTCGACGAGGAGCTCGGCACCTATGCGCTGGCACTCGACGGCGATAAGCGACCTTGCAGGATTCGCTCGTCGAATGCCGGCCATGCACTGTTTACCGGCATTGCCTATCCGGAACGAGCAAAACAGGTTGCCCGCACGTTGATGACTGCTTCGTCCTTCTGCGGCTGGGGCATTCGTACCATCGCCTCGACCGAGGCGCGCTATAACCCGATGAGTTACCACAACGGCTCGATCTGGCCGCACGACAATGCCCTGATCGCCAGGGGCCTTGCCGCCTACGGTTATCGCACGGCAGCGGCGAGGATATTCGACGGGCTCTTTGCGGCGTCTACCTATATCGATCTGCGGCGGCTTCCCGAACTTTTCTGCGGAATGCCGCGTCAGCGGGCGCAGGGGCCGACCTTTTACCCGGTGGCCTGCTCCCCGCAAGCCTGGGCGTCGGCGGCACCGCTCTTCCTGTTACAATCCTGTCTCGGCCTCGGTTTCAATCCAAACAAATTGCAGATCAGCTTCCATGAGCCGCAGCTTCCCATATTTCTTGATGAAGTCATTCTGCGGCACTTGCAGATCGGTTCCGGCTCGGCGGATGTCGCCTTACGCCGCTCCGGTCGCCATGTCGTGGTCGACGTTATTGATCGCAAAGGCGATGTCCGGATTCTCACGACCGTATAG
- a CDS encoding metallophosphoesterase family protein: MIYFTSDTHFADPRVLRIDRRPFPDMAFHDVALIDNWNEIVGTGDDVWHLGDFMSSRGGDCDQLLSMLNGRKHLVIGNNDQDATTKASGWESVQHYSEITLDDHLLILCHYPFRTWNKMSKKSINLHGHSHGKLRPLPRQYDVGVDAQGLRPVSLEILLNPAGGAKA; encoded by the coding sequence ATGATCTATTTCACAAGCGATACCCATTTTGCCGATCCGCGCGTCCTAAGGATCGACCGGCGCCCCTTCCCCGATATGGCATTCCATGACGTCGCCCTGATCGACAACTGGAACGAGATCGTCGGAACCGGGGACGATGTCTGGCACCTTGGCGACTTCATGTCATCACGCGGCGGGGATTGTGATCAGCTTCTCTCAATGCTGAATGGCCGCAAGCATCTCGTCATCGGGAACAACGACCAGGACGCTACGACTAAAGCAAGCGGTTGGGAGAGCGTTCAGCACTACAGCGAGATCACCCTGGACGACCACCTGCTGATCCTCTGTCACTATCCTTTTCGAACCTGGAATAAGATGAGCAAGAAATCGATCAATCTCCACGGTCACTCTCACGGAAAGCTCAGACCGCTTCCCCGACAGTACGACGTCGGCGTGGACGCGCAAGGTCTGCGGCCGGTGTCGCTCGAGATTCTCCTGAATCCGGCTGGCGGTGCGAAGGCATAG
- a CDS encoding DUF2171 domain-containing protein codes for MFSADNIREHMEVLAADGVHVGTVDELDGDTGIKLTKSDSDDGKHHLIPLNWVDHVDAHVHLSKNADDVRSEWSTLN; via the coding sequence ATGTTTTCCGCAGACAATATTCGCGAGCATATGGAAGTACTGGCTGCCGACGGTGTGCATGTCGGGACCGTCGACGAACTTGATGGCGACACCGGTATCAAGTTGACCAAGAGCGACTCCGATGATGGCAAGCACCACCTCATTCCGCTGAATTGGGTCGATCACGTCGACGCTCACGTTCATCTCTCGAAGAATGCAGACGACGTCCGCAGTGAGTGGTCGACGCTCAATTGA
- a CDS encoding alpha/beta hydrolase, giving the protein MRDKEPVILLHGCGSIAEELLLPFEDSEFRVIAPDRPGYGLSTPIPAAECGPIGQSFWLERFLDCAGFTGLTIVAHSIGSAPALHLAARRPDLISKLFLISPCCSPVPPKAMLILRAASAPLVGGLVRQHVISRCATFFVGQGLRASSFPNTVPACLGGLPASHLVNPLAVQTMADELRAFNRDMQLLPSLPPHLIIHVLFGLSDAIIHPALHIDWLRRKHPAAFIKVLEGVGHLPHHVAPDEARNMLANLICPQMPQGSERLPLDHVA; this is encoded by the coding sequence GTGCGCGACAAGGAACCGGTGATCCTTCTTCACGGCTGCGGCAGCATTGCCGAAGAATTGCTATTGCCTTTCGAGGATAGCGAGTTTCGCGTGATAGCCCCTGACCGCCCGGGATATGGTCTCAGTACACCCATACCAGCGGCTGAATGCGGTCCGATCGGCCAATCATTCTGGCTTGAGCGTTTCCTCGATTGCGCTGGTTTTACCGGCCTGACGATCGTTGCTCATTCGATTGGCAGCGCGCCTGCGCTGCACTTGGCTGCGCGAAGGCCCGATCTCATAAGCAAGCTTTTCCTGATATCACCCTGTTGCAGCCCGGTACCGCCGAAAGCGATGCTCATCTTAAGGGCCGCCTCAGCTCCCTTGGTGGGCGGCCTGGTGCGTCAGCACGTCATCAGCCGTTGTGCAACCTTCTTCGTCGGCCAAGGCTTGAGGGCATCTTCGTTTCCGAACACCGTCCCAGCTTGCCTCGGCGGCTTACCCGCCAGCCACCTTGTCAATCCACTCGCTGTACAAACCATGGCCGACGAATTGCGGGCATTCAACCGCGATATGCAGCTCTTGCCGAGCCTGCCGCCCCATCTCATCATCCACGTGCTCTTCGGCCTGTCGGACGCGATCATCCACCCGGCATTGCACATAGACTGGTTACGCCGCAAGCACCCTGCGGCGTTCATCAAAGTGCTGGAAGGCGTGGGGCACTTGCCTCACCATGTTGCGCCGGACGAGGCGCGAAACATGCTCGCAAATCTCATCTGCCCGCAAATGCCACAAGGATCCGAACGGCTACCCCTCGACCATGTCGCCTAA
- a CDS encoding ABC transporter permease codes for MSGNVENKTDMKESRFWDSLIRISMKEAGVAIALVLILAFFSATAPYFATPENFLKIFVQIAINTVLASGMTFVILVGGIDLSVGSLLALCTVIGATIMIDPRFSPWQAIVLASIASMGTGAVLGAINGWVCEKWKLPSFIVTLGMLNVASGLARVVSDNSTITGLPQPFVDFGNLIFWGIFPSIFLIAIVVVLIGWFVLRYTVFGRFVFAIGTNEEAVRLSGHEPKRYKIAVFTISGFTAGIAAMVYLLRLNVGSPVAGIGYELNAIAAVIIGGTSLSGGKGSIVGTLVGACILQVLSTGLQLLGADDNIKPIVIGAVIVLAVILDSYRGRLMRILETR; via the coding sequence GTGTCCGGGAACGTTGAAAACAAGACCGATATGAAAGAGAGCCGTTTTTGGGACAGCCTCATTCGGATTTCGATGAAGGAAGCCGGCGTTGCGATCGCCCTTGTTCTGATCCTGGCGTTTTTCTCGGCGACGGCACCCTATTTCGCGACGCCGGAAAACTTCCTCAAGATCTTCGTTCAGATCGCCATCAACACCGTGCTTGCCTCGGGCATGACCTTCGTCATCCTCGTTGGCGGCATCGATCTTTCCGTCGGCTCGTTGCTTGCCCTTTGCACGGTCATCGGCGCGACGATCATGATCGATCCACGGTTTTCCCCATGGCAGGCGATTGTTCTGGCTTCGATCGCATCCATGGGAACCGGAGCCGTCCTTGGCGCGATCAACGGCTGGGTATGCGAGAAGTGGAAGCTTCCGTCCTTCATCGTGACGCTCGGCATGCTCAATGTCGCCAGCGGCTTGGCGCGCGTTGTCAGTGATAACTCCACCATCACCGGCCTCCCGCAGCCTTTCGTCGATTTCGGAAATCTGATCTTCTGGGGCATCTTCCCGTCGATCTTCCTGATTGCGATCGTTGTCGTCCTCATTGGCTGGTTCGTGCTGCGCTATACGGTCTTCGGACGCTTCGTCTTTGCGATCGGCACCAACGAAGAGGCCGTCCGACTGTCGGGGCATGAGCCGAAAAGATACAAGATCGCAGTGTTCACGATTTCGGGGTTCACCGCGGGCATTGCGGCCATGGTCTATCTGCTGCGCCTCAACGTCGGCAGCCCGGTTGCGGGCATCGGCTATGAATTGAATGCCATCGCCGCAGTCATCATCGGCGGCACCAGCCTTTCGGGCGGCAAGGGATCGATCGTCGGAACGCTGGTTGGTGCGTGCATTCTGCAGGTGCTGTCGACGGGATTGCAGCTATTGGGCGCTGACGACAACATCAAGCCGATCGTCATCGGTGCCGTCATTGTCCTGGCCGTCATTCTGGATAGCTATCGCGGCCGTTTGATGCGGATACTGGAAACGCGATAA
- a CDS encoding sugar ABC transporter ATP-binding protein gives MSDAPDDYILKLEGIGKRFPGVVALKDVSLRVGRGKGHVLLGENGAGKSTLINLLGGVFRPDDGHISFDGKPYHPASPLEAFKAGIRVIHQELHPLSNLTVAENLLFEHLPRRYGLVNYKEMNRRAAELLADVGLDVAPTTLANRLSVAQLQLLEIAKALCYESKLLVLDEPTATLTSKEVDRLFEILKRLRGRGVTTLYISHRLEEIFEVGDDVTVLRDGQHVITRPLAGLTIPNIVELMVGRTIADHGVFRKDSVVSGEALGVSGLKVTRHSPELSFSVGKGEIVGIAGLVGSGRTEAVRALFGADVKAAGEIRIDGELVSIHSPRQAVAAGLCLATEDRKMQGLMLDMSCAQNTTITDPAKISRKGLILRKVEDEHSQRLVRELRIKTPSIRQAVRTFSGGNQQKVVIAKWLFRGPKVLIFDEPTRGIDVGAKVEIYELLWKLAAEGKGILVVSSDLPELMGICHRIIVLSNGKIAGEIAREQFEESSILSLAYKEYSRVRER, from the coding sequence GTGTCAGACGCACCAGATGACTACATCCTGAAGCTGGAAGGGATCGGCAAGCGTTTCCCGGGCGTCGTGGCGCTCAAGGATGTTTCCCTGCGGGTTGGCCGCGGCAAGGGCCACGTTCTTCTTGGCGAGAATGGCGCCGGCAAATCCACCCTGATCAATCTGCTCGGGGGCGTCTTCAGGCCGGACGATGGCCACATCTCCTTTGACGGTAAACCCTATCACCCGGCCTCTCCGCTGGAGGCATTCAAAGCGGGCATCCGGGTCATCCACCAGGAACTGCACCCCCTTTCCAATCTCACCGTCGCCGAAAATCTGCTTTTCGAGCATCTTCCCCGCCGATACGGTCTGGTCAATTACAAGGAAATGAATCGTAGGGCCGCCGAGCTCCTGGCCGACGTCGGCCTCGATGTCGCCCCTACGACCCTGGCCAACCGTCTCAGCGTTGCGCAGCTCCAGCTTCTCGAGATCGCCAAGGCGCTTTGCTACGAAAGCAAGCTTCTGGTCCTTGACGAACCGACGGCAACCCTGACCTCCAAGGAGGTCGATCGCCTGTTCGAAATTCTGAAGCGGCTGAGAGGTCGCGGCGTTACGACGCTTTACATCTCCCACAGGCTCGAGGAGATCTTCGAGGTCGGCGACGACGTGACGGTGCTGCGCGACGGCCAGCATGTGATAACCCGTCCGCTTGCAGGATTGACCATCCCGAATATTGTCGAACTCATGGTCGGCCGCACGATTGCGGATCATGGCGTCTTTCGCAAGGACAGCGTGGTGTCCGGCGAGGCGCTTGGCGTTTCCGGTCTGAAAGTGACGCGACATAGTCCGGAACTGTCCTTCTCCGTCGGCAAGGGCGAAATCGTCGGCATAGCCGGCCTTGTCGGCAGCGGGCGCACCGAAGCCGTCCGGGCGCTATTCGGCGCCGACGTCAAAGCCGCCGGCGAGATCCGCATCGATGGCGAACTGGTCTCGATCCATTCGCCCAGGCAAGCGGTTGCCGCGGGCCTGTGCCTGGCGACTGAAGACCGCAAGATGCAAGGCTTGATGCTCGACATGAGCTGCGCGCAAAACACCACCATAACGGACCCAGCCAAGATCTCCCGCAAGGGATTGATCCTGCGCAAGGTCGAGGACGAGCATTCGCAGCGTCTCGTGCGCGAGCTTCGCATCAAGACCCCATCGATCCGCCAGGCGGTCAGGACGTTTTCCGGCGGCAATCAGCAGAAGGTGGTCATTGCCAAATGGCTTTTCCGTGGCCCCAAGGTACTGATTTTCGATGAGCCGACCCGGGGGATCGATGTGGGCGCGAAAGTCGAAATATATGAGCTTCTTTGGAAACTCGCCGCCGAGGGCAAGGGTATTCTGGTGGTCTCCTCCGATTTGCCGGAACTCATGGGTATCTGCCACCGCATCATCGTTTTGTCGAACGGGAAGATAGCCGGGGAAATAGCGCGGGAACAATTTGAAGAGAGCAGCATCCTCTCACTCGCTTACAAGGAGTACAGCCGTGTCCGGGAACGTTGA
- a CDS encoding sugar ABC transporter substrate-binding protein: protein MSNSIKRDSVMMSASRRAALKLGLAGTLMLALSCGVSPAFAASKPKVGLIMKSLSNEFFKQMKAGADKYAAENKDKFDFKAVGMKDERDFAAQVDAVENFVTQKYDIIVVAPADSKAMATPIAKAVKAGVKVINIDVPLDADAKKAAGIDLAFFGPDNREGAKLAGDALAKDLGPGAKVVILEGNPEADNAKERKEGFMDSVNGGKLQLLDSKTAHWETEEANTVMTNFLTKYKDIQGVMAANDSMALGVVKALDATGQSGKIKVVGFDNIPPVQPLIKDGKMLATVEQYGAQMAVMGIDYGLRELAGEKFTGWVKTDVKLITAKDLK, encoded by the coding sequence ATGTCCAATTCTATTAAGCGTGATTCCGTCATGATGAGTGCGTCGCGGCGTGCAGCATTGAAGCTCGGCCTGGCCGGCACCTTGATGCTCGCGCTGTCGTGCGGCGTGTCGCCTGCTTTTGCGGCCAGCAAGCCCAAGGTGGGCCTGATCATGAAGTCTCTGTCCAATGAGTTCTTCAAGCAGATGAAGGCCGGCGCCGACAAATATGCCGCGGAGAACAAAGACAAGTTTGACTTCAAGGCCGTGGGCATGAAGGACGAGCGTGATTTCGCCGCGCAGGTCGATGCCGTCGAAAACTTCGTGACGCAGAAATACGACATCATCGTCGTCGCGCCGGCCGATTCAAAGGCGATGGCTACCCCCATTGCGAAGGCCGTGAAGGCCGGCGTGAAGGTCATCAACATCGACGTGCCGCTCGACGCCGACGCCAAGAAGGCAGCCGGTATCGACCTCGCGTTCTTCGGTCCGGATAACCGCGAAGGTGCCAAGCTTGCTGGGGATGCGCTCGCCAAGGACCTCGGGCCCGGTGCGAAGGTCGTTATCCTCGAGGGTAACCCCGAGGCCGACAACGCCAAGGAGCGCAAGGAAGGCTTCATGGACTCCGTCAATGGCGGCAAGCTTCAGCTTCTCGACAGCAAGACTGCCCATTGGGAGACGGAAGAAGCCAATACCGTCATGACGAACTTCCTGACGAAGTATAAGGATATTCAGGGCGTCATGGCGGCCAATGACTCCATGGCTCTCGGCGTCGTCAAGGCTCTCGATGCGACCGGTCAGAGCGGCAAGATCAAGGTTGTCGGCTTCGACAACATTCCGCCGGTGCAGCCGCTGATCAAGGACGGCAAGATGCTTGCCACTGTCGAGCAGTATGGTGCGCAGATGGCCGTCATGGGCATCGACTATGGCCTGCGTGAACTTGCCGGCGAAAAATTCACCGGCTGGGTCAAGACGGACGTCAAGCTTATTACCGCCAAGGATCTCAAGTAA